A stretch of Clostridia bacterium DNA encodes these proteins:
- a CDS encoding glycosyltransferase, translating into MHFSIITPAYNAEKFIVRGIESVLNQTFDDFELIVVDDGSNDQTLERLKTINDERLVVISQSNKGVSVARNTGISHARGEFICFLDADDEYRPNHLEHLAGLITKNPSRNFFATRFCVSLRTNSNGIVMPHTTGEVTYYEDAVRWTLKDNKKIWTGCVCIRRKMFEKYGVFEPGVKLGEDIDMWRRVYAHTGVVYSDMVTVQRNRDGSEATKDYTRKYEVDPLNRMPMFLRDDTISDNIKESLKTKYEFTKLQVVRSYLVDGKKKKARQKMGEVDISRIPRKRLMITYFCFCIPSRTIRWYINRKNRGIYE; encoded by the coding sequence ATGCATTTTTCCATAATAACTCCAGCTTATAACGCAGAAAAATTTATTGTTCGAGGTATTGAAAGTGTGTTAAATCAAACCTTTGATGACTTTGAACTTATTGTTGTTGATGATGGTTCCAATGACCAGACATTAGAACGTTTAAAAACCATAAACGATGAACGACTTGTGGTCATTTCTCAAAGCAATAAAGGGGTTTCGGTTGCTAGAAACACAGGTATCAGTCATGCACGTGGAGAGTTTATTTGTTTTTTAGATGCGGATGATGAATACCGGCCCAATCATTTGGAACACTTGGCTGGGTTGATAACGAAAAATCCTTCAAGAAATTTTTTTGCAACCAGGTTCTGCGTTAGCTTGCGAACAAATAGTAATGGTATTGTCATGCCCCATACTACAGGGGAGGTTACCTATTATGAGGATGCGGTCAGGTGGACGCTAAAAGATAATAAAAAGATATGGACAGGTTGCGTTTGTATAAGGCGTAAAATGTTTGAGAAATACGGTGTGTTTGAGCCGGGTGTTAAATTGGGCGAAGATATTGATATGTGGAGAAGGGTTTATGCGCATACTGGAGTTGTATACAGCGATATGGTTACCGTTCAGCGTAACCGAGATGGTAGCGAAGCGACAAAAGATTATACACGAAAATACGAGGTTGACCCTTTAAATCGTATGCCGATGTTTTTGAGGGATGATACGATTTCAGACAACATAAAGGAAAGCTTAAAAACGAAATATGAATTTACGAAGCTTCAGGTTGTTCGGTCTTACTTAGTGGATGGTAAAAAGAAAAAAGCTAGGCAAAAAATGGGCGAAGTGGATATCAGTAGAATTCCTAGGAAAAGATTAATGATTACCTATTTTTGCTTTTGTATTCCATCCAGGACAATTCGATGGTATATAAATAGGAAAAATAGAGGAATATATGAATAG
- a CDS encoding nucleotide sugar dehydrogenase, translated as MGLYKELLDKTEKISVVGLGYVGMPLAVAFANKVDVIGFDLNKKKIDLYMAGIDPTNEVGNEKIKNSSVEFTADERKLKEAKFHIIAVPTPINSDKTPDLTPVEKASKIIGRNLTKGSIVVYESTVYPGVTEDVCIPILEEESGLKCGIDFKIGYSPERINPGDKVHTLETIKKIVSGIDEESLEEIAKVYELVIEAGVHKASSIKVAEAAKVVENSQRDINIAFMNELAMVFDRMGIDTKEVVEAMNTKWNALGFTPGLVGGHCIGVDPYYFVYEAEKLGYHSQIILSGRKINDGMGKFVADAIIKKLILANKVVRQAKVVILGITFKENTPDTRNSKVIDIVDSLREYGIEPIIVDPVADADEAKNEYGINIVDLMEIDNADCLVLAVAHDIFKKMRLCDLDALYGDIENSDKVLIDVKSTLDKKEMEEKGYSYWRL; from the coding sequence ATGGGACTATACAAAGAACTTCTAGATAAGACAGAAAAGATTTCTGTAGTTGGACTAGGCTATGTAGGTATGCCGCTTGCAGTTGCATTTGCTAATAAAGTGGATGTAATCGGATTTGATTTGAATAAAAAGAAAATTGATTTATATATGGCTGGGATTGATCCAACAAATGAAGTTGGAAATGAGAAAATTAAGAATTCTAGTGTTGAATTTACGGCGGACGAAAGAAAACTTAAGGAAGCAAAATTCCATATTATCGCTGTGCCTACTCCCATTAATTCAGATAAAACGCCGGATCTTACACCGGTGGAAAAAGCCAGTAAAATTATTGGACGTAATTTGACGAAAGGCTCGATCGTAGTGTATGAATCGACGGTTTATCCTGGTGTAACGGAAGACGTATGTATACCCATATTGGAAGAAGAGTCAGGGCTTAAATGTGGAATAGATTTTAAGATTGGCTATTCACCCGAGCGAATTAATCCTGGAGATAAAGTACATACCCTCGAAACAATAAAAAAGATCGTTTCAGGCATAGATGAAGAAAGTTTAGAAGAAATAGCAAAGGTATATGAATTGGTTATCGAAGCCGGCGTACATAAAGCCAGCTCCATTAAAGTAGCTGAAGCGGCCAAAGTTGTAGAAAATAGTCAAAGAGATATAAACATTGCTTTTATGAATGAACTTGCCATGGTGTTTGATAGAATGGGAATTGACACAAAAGAAGTTGTTGAAGCTATGAATACAAAATGGAATGCATTGGGCTTTACCCCTGGCCTTGTTGGTGGCCATTGTATAGGCGTAGACCCATATTACTTTGTTTATGAGGCTGAAAAACTAGGCTACCACAGTCAAATAATTCTATCTGGTAGAAAAATAAACGATGGTATGGGTAAATTCGTTGCAGATGCAATCATCAAGAAGCTAATTTTGGCAAACAAAGTTGTAAGGCAAGCAAAAGTGGTAATTCTAGGGATAACCTTTAAAGAAAATACACCAGACACGAGAAATTCTAAAGTTATAGATATCGTTGATAGTTTAAGAGAATATGGAATAGAACCAATTATAGTTGATCCAGTAGCGGATGCAGATGAAGCTAAAAATGAATACGGTATCAACATAGTCGATTTGATGGAAATTGATAATGCAGACTGTTTAGTACTAGCGGTAGCCCATGACATCTTTAAAAAAATGAGATTATGTGACCTAGATGCTTTGTATGGGGATATTGAAAACAGCGACAAGGTATTAATCGATGTTAAGAGTACTTTAGATAAAAAAGAGATGGAAGAAAAAGGATATAGCTATTGGCGATTGTAA
- a CDS encoding IS30 family transposase, which yields MEYPHNTPSTRKNKHLSSYERGQIKLLSDQGQTPYAIGKILGRASNTIRNELERGTVCQIKQKKTIMVYLPDAGQMAYERNRKFCCPRFKMLECSEFIDHAIHLVRDNKYSLDAIVGAARLHGLFDKTEMVCTKTLYNYVDQGLLSIRNIDLPLKVKRSSKNARNRKHKKVFGASISDRPEQANDRSEFGHWEIDTVIGKKTKGEAVLLTITERKTRKEIIRKIASKSSDAVLTAVNQLAEEAGPLFTQAFKSITADNGSEFSELALLEKNVGSNIYFAHPYTSCERGTNEVHNGLIRRFIPKGRSMNNYSHSSIERVQTWCNSLPRKILGYQTPDEAFAAEVQCLIAS from the coding sequence ATGGAATATCCACATAATACACCATCAACACGTAAGAATAAACATCTAAGCTCTTATGAGCGTGGTCAAATCAAACTTTTAAGCGACCAAGGGCAAACACCCTATGCAATCGGCAAGATACTAGGACGAGCGTCCAATACCATCAGGAACGAACTAGAACGTGGTACTGTGTGCCAAATCAAGCAGAAGAAAACCATCATGGTCTACTTGCCAGATGCCGGACAGATGGCTTATGAACGTAACCGGAAGTTCTGCTGCCCAAGGTTCAAGATGCTTGAATGCAGCGAGTTCATTGACCACGCTATTCATCTAGTACGGGATAACAAATACTCTCTGGATGCCATCGTTGGCGCTGCTAGGCTACATGGGCTTTTCGACAAGACGGAGATGGTATGTACCAAGACCCTTTACAACTATGTCGATCAAGGATTGCTTTCCATCCGAAACATTGACTTACCTTTAAAGGTTAAACGCTCATCAAAAAATGCACGTAACCGCAAGCATAAGAAGGTATTCGGGGCTAGCATCTCAGATCGTCCCGAACAGGCTAATGACAGAAGTGAGTTTGGCCATTGGGAAATTGATACTGTCATCGGCAAGAAGACCAAGGGCGAGGCTGTACTACTGACAATAACGGAACGAAAGACCAGAAAAGAAATCATCCGGAAGATTGCCAGTAAATCATCGGATGCCGTTCTTACAGCCGTGAATCAGTTGGCAGAGGAAGCTGGTCCTTTGTTTACTCAAGCGTTCAAGAGCATTACCGCAGATAATGGTTCTGAGTTCTCAGAGCTTGCTCTGCTAGAAAAGAATGTAGGTTCAAATATCTACTTTGCACACCCTTACACTTCATGTGAAAGAGGAACCAACGAGGTTCATAATGGACTCATTCGTCGCTTCATCCCGAAGGGTAGGAGCATGAACAATTACTCTCATTCATCTATCGAACGAGTTCAGACCTGGTGTAATTCGTTACCCAGAAAGATCCTGGGATACCAAACTCCTGATGAAGCATTTGCTGCAGAAGTACAGTGTCTGATTGCATCATGA
- a CDS encoding RecQ family ATP-dependent DNA helicase, translating into MPKCESCGAEMVRRTARRGSRAGHEFWGCSNYPKCKKTVNIEEDEGQIEANNAGTGESSTWLQHTHLRARAIKSGYQSAFMDSLCVPASLLESLNMDLKDLDAFRHYSKWRIDYPVCTDIDSDDFLASIIAVAQKILMRGTITIGSSLAEERYAKLFGVYDVKSMNPWKLGTICTSDEGTRFNFDGAGTEKLFYEKTLKEFLGPFYRQHVIPQVYMDSLLNKQDVEHNYRDARVDFLITTKEQQFIVELDGEEHGAHLQRDQERDRALEKEGLKALRIKNEELENMAGEGFEELKGLLLDSYLAEPEEYSAEEKYCIAIKIHHQIMIALTELYYSGGLNLTEKTSLRVNEVSHIFSRDEFLLILKTIQDDFNQFINQLFKLYQSKKSINLKIERFEPESKANTPVICFGESTNCYEQAVVIQDMYLNEPISYSMKLEKPIRIDEASKKNLEYFLNLIFRKPFFWEGQYEALSRAFAGKDAIVLLPTGSGKSIVFQLASILMPGVTIVIDPIIALINDQVDNLRRVGIDRVVGISSDITNFRAKMNMINEFSKGTYMFTYVAPERFQTISFRESLRALTVSQPISLIVIDEAHCVSEWGHDFRTSYLNIGRITREYCSSDMRTPPLLALTGTASNSVLRDVQRELQIEDYDAIITPTTFDRKELKFTVKTVASEEKNLVLKGFLHSYLPQQFRTTAASFYAANGKSSACGLIFCPHVNGQFGIVKISRYASEELGIDARTYAGKVPKGWNEQSWRKHKQEVATDFKNNKFQLLVATKSFGMGIDKPNIRYTIHLGIPNSIESFYQEAGRAGRDRSTSRCIVLVSNDKKDRTRRLLDINTTPEEIDRIMKNERSWESDDDITRAMFFHTKSFRGVQNEIADIIGVLDLIGDVGKKRKVNISNRVLERNLMEKALHRLLLIGIVADYTIDYANKEFEVYLNDCDRELIVQSYTEYVAGYNKGRVAQERQKLLAIGDIPLKEYIEKTCEILLSFIYDTIEKGRRRALREMLAASEEAVESTNQDEVFRNRILRYLESNYYEEVESIINDEGIGFKELRCLCDGTETETGEIVGGIRSPKDALQLRGQTARYLESYPDHPSLLYLRAISEAYASEPNKDIIRESIEAAAKFSVERYSVSEKDSYHHISWVLKTILFRDWELYLELFNSLRVKYPKKEFLRAIICENDVDHDMLYEPAVHLFRAISSEAIDVL; encoded by the coding sequence ATGCCGAAATGTGAATCGTGTGGCGCAGAAATGGTTAGGAGAACAGCCAGAAGGGGATCAAGAGCAGGACATGAATTCTGGGGTTGCTCGAATTATCCTAAATGCAAGAAGACTGTCAACATCGAGGAAGATGAGGGTCAGATAGAGGCAAACAATGCTGGGACAGGCGAATCATCTACTTGGTTACAACATACACATTTAAGAGCTAGAGCAATAAAAAGTGGATACCAGTCAGCATTTATGGATTCATTGTGTGTACCTGCTAGCCTGCTTGAATCGCTTAATATGGATTTAAAAGACTTGGATGCCTTCCGACATTACAGCAAATGGAGAATAGATTACCCGGTTTGTACGGATATCGATAGTGATGACTTTTTGGCAAGTATCATTGCGGTTGCACAAAAAATATTGATGCGTGGCACGATTACAATTGGTTCTAGTTTGGCAGAAGAAAGGTACGCAAAACTATTTGGGGTTTACGATGTTAAAAGCATGAATCCATGGAAACTAGGAACCATATGTACCTCTGATGAAGGAACGAGGTTCAATTTTGATGGTGCTGGAACAGAAAAGCTATTTTATGAAAAGACGCTTAAAGAGTTCCTAGGTCCTTTTTATCGACAGCACGTTATCCCACAGGTATACATGGATAGCCTTCTTAATAAACAGGATGTGGAGCATAACTATAGAGATGCTAGGGTTGACTTCCTAATTACGACCAAAGAACAGCAATTCATTGTAGAACTGGATGGAGAAGAACACGGAGCGCATCTCCAACGGGATCAAGAACGCGATCGAGCTCTGGAAAAAGAAGGGCTTAAGGCTCTTAGAATCAAGAATGAAGAACTTGAAAATATGGCGGGTGAGGGATTCGAAGAGTTAAAAGGATTACTCCTAGATAGCTATCTTGCCGAACCAGAAGAATATAGTGCCGAAGAGAAATACTGTATTGCTATTAAGATTCATCACCAAATTATGATTGCTTTAACAGAATTGTATTATTCGGGAGGATTAAACCTCACTGAGAAAACATCCTTGCGAGTAAATGAAGTAAGTCATATTTTCTCCCGTGATGAATTTTTGCTGATACTAAAAACTATTCAGGATGACTTTAATCAATTCATCAATCAGTTATTTAAGCTGTACCAGTCGAAAAAGTCAATCAATTTAAAAATTGAACGATTTGAACCGGAAAGTAAAGCAAATACTCCCGTAATTTGCTTTGGTGAGTCTACGAATTGCTATGAACAGGCTGTTGTAATCCAGGATATGTATTTGAATGAGCCAATAAGCTATTCCATGAAATTGGAAAAACCAATTAGGATAGATGAAGCTTCTAAGAAAAATTTAGAATATTTTTTAAATCTAATATTTAGGAAGCCATTCTTTTGGGAAGGACAATACGAGGCATTAAGCAGGGCTTTTGCTGGCAAGGACGCGATTGTTTTATTGCCAACCGGTTCCGGAAAATCGATTGTCTTTCAGTTGGCATCTATATTGATGCCGGGTGTCACCATTGTTATTGATCCCATCATTGCTCTAATCAATGACCAAGTAGATAATTTGCGACGTGTTGGAATTGATCGCGTGGTTGGGATTTCCAGCGATATTACGAATTTCCGGGCTAAGATGAATATGATTAACGAGTTTTCTAAGGGTACATATATGTTCACCTATGTCGCTCCCGAGCGTTTCCAGACGATATCATTTCGGGAGTCACTTAGAGCCTTGACGGTATCGCAACCAATTTCCCTGATTGTAATTGACGAAGCACATTGCGTATCTGAATGGGGACATGACTTTAGAACTTCTTATCTAAATATTGGACGTATTACTAGAGAATACTGTTCCAGCGATATGAGAACTCCACCCTTACTAGCATTGACAGGAACTGCATCTAATTCTGTATTAAGAGATGTACAACGGGAACTACAAATAGAAGACTATGATGCAATTATTACACCTACGACTTTTGATAGAAAAGAACTAAAATTCACTGTAAAAACAGTTGCTTCAGAAGAAAAAAATTTGGTATTGAAGGGTTTTCTACATTCTTATCTCCCGCAGCAATTTAGGACGACCGCTGCGAGTTTCTATGCGGCCAATGGAAAGTCTTCTGCTTGTGGCCTCATATTTTGTCCTCATGTAAATGGCCAGTTTGGTATTGTAAAAATTTCTCGCTATGCAAGTGAGGAACTTGGGATTGATGCCAGAACCTATGCAGGGAAAGTACCCAAAGGATGGAACGAACAAAGTTGGAGAAAACATAAACAGGAGGTCGCTACAGATTTTAAGAATAATAAATTTCAATTATTGGTTGCTACCAAATCGTTTGGTATGGGCATTGATAAGCCAAATATTCGCTATACTATTCATTTAGGGATTCCAAATTCAATTGAATCCTTTTACCAAGAAGCGGGTCGTGCAGGTAGAGACCGTAGTACATCAAGGTGTATTGTATTAGTTTCAAATGATAAAAAGGACAGAACCAGAAGGCTATTAGATATTAACACAACCCCGGAAGAGATTGATAGAATCATGAAAAATGAACGTTCGTGGGAATCGGATGATGATATTACACGAGCCATGTTCTTTCATACAAAATCTTTCAGAGGGGTACAAAACGAAATCGCCGATATTATTGGTGTATTAGATCTTATTGGAGACGTGGGGAAAAAACGAAAGGTAAATATTTCCAACAGAGTGCTAGAAAGAAATTTGATGGAGAAGGCACTACATAGATTATTGTTAATCGGTATTGTAGCGGATTATACGATTGACTATGCCAACAAAGAGTTTGAAGTATATTTGAACGACTGTGACAGGGAGCTCATTGTCCAATCATATACGGAGTATGTAGCCGGATATAATAAAGGAAGAGTAGCCCAAGAACGACAGAAGTTACTCGCAATAGGAGATATTCCCTTAAAAGAATATATTGAAAAAACATGTGAGATATTATTGTCCTTTATTTACGATACCATTGAAAAGGGGCGAAGACGTGCATTACGTGAGATGCTCGCAGCTTCTGAAGAAGCAGTTGAAAGTACTAACCAAGATGAAGTGTTTAGAAATCGGATTCTTAGATACCTTGAATCGAATTATTATGAAGAGGTTGAGTCAATAATCAACGATGAGGGAATCGGATTCAAGGAACTTAGATGCTTATGTGACGGTACTGAAACAGAGACTGGGGAAATCGTGGGTGGCATTCGGTCTCCTAAAGACGCTTTACAACTTAGAGGTCAGACGGCCAGGTATTTAGAGTCATATCCAGATCATCCTTCACTATTGTATCTTCGTGCCATATCGGAGGCGTATGCTTCAGAACCAAATAAGGACATCATACGTGAAAGTATTGAAGCAGCGGCAAAATTTTCAGTAGAACGTTATAGTGTTTCTGAAAAAGATTCCTATCATCATATTAGTTGGGTATTAAAGACGATTCTTTTCAGGGACTGGGAGTTATATCTTGAACTATTTAATAGCTTAAGAGTAAAATATCCGAAAAAAGAATTTCTGAGGGCAATCATATGTGAAAACGATGTCGACCACGACATGCTATATGAACCTGCCGTACATCTTTTTCGAGCAATTTCAAGTGAAGCAATTGACGTTTTGTAG
- a CDS encoding glycosyltransferase family 4 protein: MKILHINSYYNGSIFYKNLYDQQEKNGLDISVFVPVAHPFESSDDFGRYTRVSANHSKRDRLFFHLKHNKIYKDITKKYDIEKYSIIHAHSLFSNGYIAMKLKQNFGVPYIVAVRNTDVNVFFNRMLHLRKMGINILTEAEKIIFLSKPYRDLVIEKYVPNNLKQEIYKKVSVIPNGIDDFWFQESGIKKTVVDKNDLKLLYVGTIDKNKNIETTLKAIEILQQKDYKIAFTVVGKIKDENIYNLIKNIPYVHYITPKPKEKLIEIYRSNDIFVMPSITETFGLVYAEAMSQGLPVIYSRGQGFDQQFSEGLVGYPVNCYDAEEIAEKIEKIIYHYESIRNACLEKYTEFNWENITKKYLRLYDETIHKNS, translated from the coding sequence ATGAAAATTCTCCATATTAATTCATATTATAATGGTAGTATATTTTATAAGAATTTATATGATCAACAAGAAAAAAATGGACTAGATATAAGTGTTTTTGTTCCTGTTGCGCATCCTTTTGAAAGTAGTGACGATTTCGGAAGGTATACAAGGGTAAGTGCAAATCATTCAAAGCGTGACAGGCTATTCTTTCATTTAAAGCATAATAAAATTTATAAAGATATTACTAAAAAATATGATATTGAAAAATACTCCATAATACATGCACATTCGCTGTTCTCCAATGGGTATATTGCCATGAAACTCAAACAGAATTTTGGTGTACCGTATATCGTTGCCGTTAGAAATACAGACGTTAATGTTTTCTTTAATCGTATGCTTCACTTGAGAAAAATGGGAATAAACATATTAACAGAAGCAGAGAAGATAATTTTTCTGTCTAAACCGTATCGAGATCTGGTTATAGAAAAATATGTACCCAATAATCTAAAACAAGAAATATATAAGAAAGTATCCGTTATACCAAATGGAATAGATGACTTCTGGTTTCAGGAAAGCGGTATAAAAAAAACGGTTGTAGATAAAAATGACTTAAAACTTCTTTATGTTGGCACAATTGATAAAAATAAGAATATCGAAACTACCTTGAAGGCAATAGAGATTTTACAACAAAAGGATTATAAGATTGCATTTACGGTAGTTGGAAAAATAAAAGATGAAAACATTTATAATCTAATAAAGAACATACCATATGTGCATTACATTACCCCTAAACCAAAGGAAAAACTCATAGAAATATATAGAAGTAATGATATATTTGTAATGCCATCCATTACAGAGACATTTGGTTTGGTTTACGCTGAAGCAATGAGTCAAGGATTGCCTGTAATATACAGTAGAGGACAGGGGTTTGATCAACAATTTAGTGAGGGACTGGTAGGGTATCCTGTGAATTGTTATGATGCGGAAGAAATAGCGGAAAAAATAGAGAAAATTATTTATCATTACGAATCCATTAGAAATGCCTGCTTGGAAAAATATACTGAATTCAATTGGGAAAATATTACAAAAAAATATTTGCGATTGTACGACGAGACTATACATAAAAATTCATAA